The following proteins come from a genomic window of Fontisubflavum oceani:
- a CDS encoding AMP-binding protein — MAQASVAAGIPESVPALLARNVAQFGSKPAYREKEFGIWQSWTWREAEEEINAIAFGLLALGVDRGDHIAVIGRNRPALYWSMVAAQKVGAVPVPLYQDAVAEEMAYVLEHCGARFVICGDQEQVDKVIEVQETVHQIEHIVYQDARGLRKYDHTKLHALADVQAEGRAAHERFEKELAAREAELKWDSTCVMLYTSGTTGKPKGVVLSNQNIIETSKNSAEFDHLREGDEVLAYLPMAWVGDFIFSIGQAMWTGFCVNCPESPETMMTNLREIGPTYYFAPPRVFETQLTNVMIRMEDAGAFKKRMFHYFMDHAKKVGPALLDGKPVGAMDKLKYQLGELLIFGPLKNTLGFTRVRVGYTAGEAIGPEIFDFYRSMGINLKQLYGQTEASVFITQQPDNEVRPDTVGVPSPGVEIRIADNGEVFYRSPGVFVEYYKNAESTASTKDAENWVATGDAGFIEPDTGHLRIIDRAKDVGKMADGRLFAPKYVENKLKFFPNILEAVVFGSDRDTCTAFINIDLTAVGNWAERNNIAYASYQELAGHPQVLDTIQAHVEEVNRSVAQDEMLSGCQIHRFLVLHKELDADDGELTRTRKVRRRIIEDKFADLITALYDGSDSVYTETEVTYEDGRKGKITATLEIRDAAIAATDAVQKVAAE; from the coding sequence TTGGCACAAGCATCCGTGGCGGCGGGAATTCCCGAGTCCGTTCCCGCACTTTTGGCGCGGAACGTCGCGCAGTTCGGTTCGAAACCTGCGTATCGCGAAAAAGAATTCGGGATTTGGCAAAGCTGGACTTGGCGTGAGGCCGAAGAGGAGATCAACGCGATCGCCTTCGGTCTTTTGGCGTTGGGCGTGGATCGGGGCGACCATATCGCGGTGATCGGGCGGAACCGGCCGGCGCTTTATTGGTCGATGGTTGCGGCGCAGAAAGTCGGCGCGGTGCCGGTGCCACTTTATCAAGACGCTGTCGCCGAAGAGATGGCCTATGTGCTGGAGCATTGCGGTGCACGCTTTGTGATTTGCGGCGATCAGGAGCAGGTCGATAAGGTGATCGAGGTGCAAGAGACCGTGCATCAGATCGAGCATATCGTTTATCAAGACGCTCGCGGTTTGCGGAAATACGACCATACGAAACTGCACGCATTGGCCGACGTACAGGCCGAGGGCCGTGCGGCCCATGAGCGGTTTGAAAAGGAACTCGCGGCCCGCGAGGCCGAGCTGAAATGGGACAGCACCTGCGTGATGCTCTACACCTCGGGGACCACGGGGAAGCCCAAGGGGGTGGTGCTCAGCAATCAGAACATCATCGAGACCTCGAAAAACTCCGCCGAGTTCGATCATCTGCGCGAAGGCGATGAGGTGTTGGCCTATCTGCCCATGGCTTGGGTTGGCGATTTCATCTTCTCCATCGGGCAGGCGATGTGGACGGGGTTCTGCGTGAACTGCCCCGAAAGCCCCGAGACGATGATGACCAACCTGCGCGAGATCGGGCCGACTTATTACTTCGCCCCGCCGCGCGTGTTTGAGACACAGCTGACCAATGTGATGATCCGGATGGAAGATGCCGGCGCTTTCAAAAAGCGCATGTTCCATTACTTCATGGATCACGCGAAGAAGGTCGGCCCCGCGCTGCTTGACGGCAAGCCGGTCGGCGCGATGGATAAGTTGAAATATCAGCTTGGCGAATTGCTGATCTTTGGGCCGCTGAAAAACACACTTGGGTTTACCCGCGTGCGCGTTGGCTACACGGCGGGCGAGGCGATTGGACCGGAGATTTTCGATTTCTACCGCTCGATGGGGATCAACCTGAAACAGCTCTACGGTCAGACCGAAGCGAGCGTGTTCATCACCCAACAGCCCGACAATGAGGTGCGCCCCGATACGGTTGGTGTGCCAAGCCCCGGTGTGGAGATTCGCATCGCGGATAATGGCGAGGTCTTCTACCGCTCGCCCGGCGTGTTTGTGGAATACTACAAGAATGCCGAGAGCACGGCCTCGACCAAAGACGCCGAAAACTGGGTCGCGACCGGCGATGCCGGGTTCATCGAGCCCGATACGGGGCATTTGCGGATCATCGACCGGGCCAAGGATGTCGGCAAAATGGCCGATGGTCGTCTGTTCGCGCCGAAATATGTCGAGAACAAGCTGAAATTCTTCCCGAATATCCTTGAGGCTGTTGTGTTCGGCAGTGACCGCGACACCTGCACCGCTTTCATCAATATCGACCTGACCGCGGTGGGGAACTGGGCCGAGCGGAACAACATCGCCTATGCGTCGTATCAGGAACTGGCGGGCCACCCGCAGGTTTTGGATACGATCCAAGCCCATGTGGAAGAGGTGAACCGCAGCGTGGCGCAGGACGAGATGCTCTCGGGCTGTCAAATCCATCGCTTCTTGGTGCTGCACAAGGAGTTGGACGCGGATGATGGCGAGCTGACCCGGACCCGGAAGGTGCGCCGCCGGATCATTGAAGACAAGTTCGCGGACCTGATCACCGCACTCTATGACGGATCGGACAGCGTCTATACCGAAACTGAAGTGACCTATGAGGATGGGCGCAAGGGCAAGATCACCGCGACATTGGAGATTCGCGATGCCGCAATCGCCGCAACGGATGCGGTGCAGAAGGTGGCTGCGGAATGA
- a CDS encoding response regulator transcription factor, protein MSALVTILDDEPQIRTMLSDALSEAGFRTAAYARATEFEAALRSATPDVCLVDLGLPDRDGLAVVHRLALESGAAIIIISGRAQVQDRVTGLELGADDYIIKPFDPAEVVARVRARLRQSKPREQAGNTAQFNGWTAYFDRYVLVDDAGEEIGFSHAEGEVLRLFLDSPKRLISRQQMQETLGGAAGESFDRAMDVRISRLRTKLREDPKNPQLIKTIYGAGYIFLGDVSWG, encoded by the coding sequence ATGAGCGCTTTGGTCACCATCCTTGATGACGAGCCGCAGATTCGGACGATGCTCTCAGACGCACTCTCCGAGGCCGGGTTTCGCACCGCCGCCTATGCCCGCGCCACAGAGTTCGAGGCCGCTTTGCGCAGCGCCACGCCGGATGTTTGCCTCGTCGATCTGGGCCTGCCCGATCGCGACGGCCTGGCCGTGGTCCATCGCCTCGCGCTCGAATCCGGCGCTGCGATTATCATCATCTCGGGCCGCGCCCAGGTCCAAGATCGGGTCACCGGGCTCGAACTCGGGGCCGATGACTACATCATCAAACCCTTCGACCCGGCGGAGGTCGTGGCCCGGGTCCGCGCGCGTCTTCGGCAGTCGAAACCCCGCGAGCAGGCCGGCAACACGGCGCAATTCAACGGTTGGACCGCCTATTTCGACCGCTATGTTCTGGTCGATGACGCTGGCGAAGAAATCGGGTTTTCCCATGCCGAGGGCGAGGTTCTCCGGCTCTTCCTTGATAGCCCGAAGCGGCTGATTTCTCGGCAACAAATGCAAGAAACACTTGGCGGCGCGGCGGGCGAAAGCTTTGACCGGGCGATGGATGTGCGCATCTCACGGCTCCGCACGAAACTCCGCGAAGACCCCAAGAACCCGCAACTGATCAAGACGATCTACGGCGCCGGATATATCTTCCTCGGCGATGTGAGCTGGGGCTGA
- a CDS encoding ABC transporter ATP-binding protein, which produces MNEMSPQGYTTADGREIGGVVMEMRNITLRFGGVVAIKDISFDIREGEIRAIIGPNGAGKSSMLNVISGFYNPQEGEVWYRDKRRPAMRPYQVARQGIARTFQNIALFDGMSVLDNIMTGRLNHMTSNFLDQTLWWGKAQREEVENREKAEEVIDFLEIQNIRKTPVGRLPYGLKKRVELARALVAEPSILLLDEPMAGMNVEEKEDMSRFILDVNDEFGTTIALIEHDMGVVMDLSDRVVVMDYGKKIGDGTPDEVRNNPDVIDAYLGVSHD; this is translated from the coding sequence ATGAATGAGATGAGCCCACAGGGCTACACCACCGCAGACGGTCGTGAGATCGGCGGTGTTGTCATGGAGATGCGCAATATCACGCTGCGCTTTGGCGGTGTGGTGGCGATCAAGGATATCTCCTTCGATATCCGCGAAGGAGAGATTCGAGCGATTATCGGGCCGAATGGCGCGGGCAAATCTTCGATGCTCAACGTGATTTCCGGCTTCTACAATCCGCAGGAAGGCGAGGTCTGGTATCGCGACAAGCGTCGCCCGGCAATGCGGCCCTATCAGGTTGCCCGCCAAGGGATCGCACGGACATTTCAGAACATCGCGCTGTTTGACGGAATGAGCGTGCTCGACAACATCATGACCGGGCGCCTGAACCACATGACGTCGAACTTCCTTGATCAGACGCTCTGGTGGGGCAAGGCACAGCGCGAAGAGGTTGAGAATCGCGAGAAGGCTGAGGAGGTCATCGACTTCCTTGAAATTCAGAACATCCGCAAAACGCCCGTTGGCCGCCTGCCCTATGGTTTAAAAAAACGGGTCGAGCTGGCGCGCGCCCTGGTCGCCGAGCCGAGCATTTTGCTGTTGGATGAGCCAATGGCGGGCATGAATGTGGAGGAGAAGGAAGACATGTCGCGCTTCATCCTCGACGTGAACGACGAATTCGGCACCACGATCGCGCTGATCGAGCATGATATGGGCGTGGTGATGGACCTGTCCGACCGCGTGGTCGTGATGGATTACGGCAAGAAAATCGGCGATGGCACGCCCGATGAGGTGCGCAACAACCCCGATGTGATCGATGCCTATCTGGGGGTCAGCCATGACTGA
- a CDS encoding phenylacetate--CoA ligase family protein, whose protein sequence is MRDDVTQYFDTLETRSADARAADQLAGLQAQIDRVLAAPGSCLPGIGQVESLEDLAKLPVLRKSQLSEWQAAAPPFGGIPASNVAHVFQSPGPIYEPGGITHDWWRMGRFLHAAGIGAGDVVQNCFGYHLTPAGMIFESGARAVGATVLPAGVGQTELQVRAAKDVGSTAYAGTPDYLKVILDKAEEMGVPLGITKAAVGGGALFPSLRQEYADRGISCLQSYATADLGNIAYESPAMEGMIVDEGVIVEIVRPGTGDRVAEGEVGEVVVTTLNPDYPLIRFATGDLSAVMTGESPCGRTNMRIKGWMGRADQTTKIKGMFVRPEQVADFVAKHAEVGKARVIATREGEMDAMTVQIEAEGGEADAYAASVVDSLKLKAKIELVAPGSLPNDGKVIDDQRVYD, encoded by the coding sequence ATGAGGGACGATGTGACCCAGTATTTCGACACCTTAGAGACCCGCAGCGCTGACGCCCGCGCCGCCGATCAACTGGCTGGCCTGCAGGCGCAGATCGACCGGGTTTTGGCCGCGCCAGGGAGCTGTTTGCCAGGAATCGGACAGGTAGAAAGCCTGGAGGATCTGGCCAAATTGCCGGTTCTGCGGAAATCGCAGTTGAGCGAATGGCAGGCCGCCGCGCCGCCCTTTGGGGGCATTCCGGCGTCAAATGTGGCCCATGTGTTCCAAAGCCCGGGTCCGATTTATGAACCCGGTGGGATTACCCATGATTGGTGGCGGATGGGGCGGTTCTTGCACGCTGCTGGAATCGGCGCCGGTGATGTGGTGCAGAACTGCTTCGGCTATCACCTGACACCTGCGGGGATGATTTTTGAAAGCGGAGCGCGAGCGGTTGGTGCAACAGTGTTGCCCGCCGGAGTGGGGCAGACCGAATTGCAAGTCCGGGCGGCAAAAGATGTCGGCTCCACCGCCTATGCGGGGACGCCGGATTATCTGAAAGTGATCCTCGACAAGGCCGAAGAGATGGGTGTGCCGCTTGGGATCACCAAGGCGGCCGTGGGGGGCGGGGCGCTGTTCCCCAGCCTGCGCCAGGAATACGCGGATCGTGGGATTTCCTGTCTGCAAAGCTATGCCACGGCGGATTTGGGCAATATCGCTTACGAGTCCCCCGCGATGGAGGGGATGATCGTCGACGAGGGCGTGATCGTGGAGATTGTGCGCCCGGGCACTGGCGATCGGGTCGCCGAAGGCGAGGTGGGTGAGGTCGTGGTCACGACGCTCAACCCCGATTACCCGCTTATTCGTTTTGCAACGGGTGACCTGAGCGCCGTGATGACCGGAGAAAGCCCCTGCGGACGCACAAATATGCGGATCAAGGGCTGGATGGGTCGCGCCGATCAGACCACCAAGATCAAGGGCATGTTCGTGCGCCCCGAACAGGTGGCCGATTTTGTCGCCAAACATGCCGAAGTGGGCAAGGCACGCGTTATCGCCACGCGCGAGGGCGAGATGGATGCGATGACCGTGCAGATCGAGGCCGAGGGTGGCGAAGCTGATGCATACGCGGCCAGCGTGGTGGACAGTTTGAAGCTGAAAGCCAAGATCGAATTGGTGGCCCCGGGAAGCCTGCCCAATGATGGCAAAGTCATCGATGATCAGCGGGTTTATGACTAA
- a CDS encoding DUF3775 domain-containing protein produces the protein MLAISTRKVAQIILMGHELDRAEPEMRGLIDTLNEDEMAELVAIMWIGRGSFEPEDFAEALRTARTEATTPTADYLIGTPHMSDHLEAGLEMLGVDAKDEEDDIM, from the coding sequence ATGCTTGCAATATCAACACGGAAAGTGGCGCAGATCATTCTGATGGGCCACGAACTTGACCGGGCTGAGCCTGAAATGCGCGGCCTGATCGACACTCTGAATGAAGACGAGATGGCCGAGTTGGTGGCGATCATGTGGATCGGACGCGGCAGTTTTGAGCCTGAGGATTTCGCTGAAGCACTGAGAACGGCGCGGACCGAGGCAACGACGCCGACGGCGGATTACCTGATCGGCACGCCGCATATGTCGGACCATCTGGAGGCCGGGCTTGAGATGTTGGGCGTCGATGCGAAGGACGAAGAAGACGACATCATGTAG
- a CDS encoding saccharopine dehydrogenase, with translation MTHLWVRAEQRPNEERVGLTPEGVKALIAAGLRVTVEESSVRAIPIDGYSAAGAKIAAENSWPEAPEDAIIFGLKELPEDGTPLRHRHIMFGHAYKGQPAGQVLLQRFKAGGGVLYDLEYLVDEAGRRVAAFGYWAGFAGAAVALKCWTAQHRGEICGPVGVYPGKDALVADLRSEMSGMTPPKALVIGALGRVGAGAADLCESMGMTVTKWDMAETASGGPFPEILAHEILLNCILAQPGTPVFVPASAKAAARSLSVIGDIACDPTSDFSPIKVYNRTTDWAAPALRVHDEPVLDVTAIDNLPSMLPVESSEDYAAQLLPSLMTLGDLNADVWGRAKAEFDRHIALI, from the coding sequence ATGACACATCTCTGGGTCCGCGCCGAACAGCGCCCGAATGAAGAGCGCGTCGGGCTGACGCCGGAAGGCGTGAAAGCGTTGATCGCGGCCGGCCTGCGGGTGACGGTCGAGGAAAGTTCGGTCCGCGCCATCCCGATCGACGGTTATAGCGCCGCGGGCGCGAAAATCGCTGCCGAGAATAGCTGGCCCGAGGCGCCCGAAGACGCGATCATTTTCGGGCTGAAGGAGCTGCCCGAAGATGGCACACCGCTCCGCCATCGGCATATCATGTTTGGCCATGCCTATAAGGGGCAACCGGCGGGGCAAGTGCTGCTGCAACGTTTCAAGGCTGGCGGCGGGGTGCTTTATGATCTGGAATATCTGGTCGACGAGGCCGGGCGGCGCGTTGCGGCTTTCGGCTATTGGGCCGGGTTCGCGGGCGCGGCGGTGGCGCTGAAATGCTGGACGGCGCAACACCGCGGCGAGATATGCGGACCGGTGGGCGTGTATCCAGGCAAAGACGCCCTGGTCGCTGACCTTCGGTCCGAGATGTCGGGCATGACACCGCCAAAAGCCTTGGTCATTGGAGCCCTCGGGCGGGTTGGCGCGGGGGCCGCAGATCTCTGTGAGTCGATGGGAATGACGGTGACAAAATGGGATATGGCCGAAACCGCCTCTGGCGGGCCGTTTCCCGAAATCCTGGCGCATGAGATTCTGCTCAACTGCATCCTGGCGCAGCCCGGCACGCCGGTTTTCGTGCCTGCAAGCGCCAAGGCCGCGGCGCGGAGCCTGTCGGTGATTGGCGATATCGCCTGCGATCCAACATCTGATTTCTCGCCGATCAAGGTCTATAACCGGACCACCGATTGGGCCGCGCCCGCACTGCGCGTCCACGACGAACCGGTGCTGGATGTCACGGCGATCGACAACTTGCCCTCGATGCTGCCGGTGGAAAGCTCAGAGGATTATGCGGCGCAATTGCTGCCATCTCTGATGACGCTTGGCGATCTAAACGCGGATGTTTGGGGGCGGGCGAAGGCGGAGTTTGACCGCCATATCGCCTTGATTTAG
- a CDS encoding hydantoinase/carbamoylase family amidase gives MTPDPARFLSDLHHLRSFGAAGHGVMRRAFSEPDVAAREWLVAQIEAIGLTAHVDPAGNVFGLAKGRSLLIGSHSDTQPEGGWLDGAYGVIAALEIARAAVEAGGPAISMVSFQDEEGRFGALTGSDLWAGRTTLAEADGFAATDGLTFGQARQGLAHLMQEDFVDPARFTGFLEMHIEQGPVLDQVGESVGVVTSIVGLRQIQVTVTGQQNHAGTTPMAMRQDAFQGAARIAGLLNERFANVVTPQTVWTIGHMQLHPNASSIVPGRAVFTIQWRDGDADRLDRMERVIDEVLTDVAAETGMQVEADRLRHDLTPVPMDEGMQAALRAAAEVHAPGRWRSMPSGALHDASNVSHLMPVGMLFVPSIGGISHDFAEDTGEADLVTGLKVLAAAADALAPR, from the coding sequence ATGACCCCTGATCCCGCACGTTTTCTGTCTGACCTTCATCATCTGCGCAGTTTTGGGGCCGCCGGGCATGGCGTGATGCGGCGCGCGTTTTCCGAACCGGATGTCGCCGCGCGGGAATGGTTGGTGGCGCAGATCGAGGCCATCGGGTTAACCGCGCATGTCGACCCGGCTGGCAATGTGTTCGGCCTGGCCAAGGGGCGCTCGCTTCTAATTGGCTCGCATTCCGATACGCAGCCCGAAGGCGGTTGGCTCGACGGGGCTTATGGCGTGATTGCCGCGTTGGAGATTGCCCGCGCCGCCGTCGAGGCGGGCGGGCCGGCGATTTCGATGGTCAGTTTTCAGGATGAAGAGGGGCGGTTCGGCGCACTAACCGGGAGCGATCTTTGGGCCGGGCGGACGACTCTGGCCGAAGCTGATGGTTTCGCGGCCACGGATGGACTGACCTTCGGCCAGGCGCGGCAAGGCTTGGCACATCTTATGCAAGAAGATTTCGTCGACCCTGCGCGGTTCACCGGGTTTCTGGAGATGCATATCGAGCAGGGACCGGTTCTGGACCAGGTGGGAGAAAGCGTTGGCGTTGTGACCTCGATTGTAGGTTTACGTCAGATCCAGGTGACCGTGACGGGTCAGCAAAACCACGCAGGCACGACGCCTATGGCGATGCGGCAGGATGCGTTTCAGGGTGCGGCGCGGATCGCCGGGCTCTTGAATGAGCGCTTCGCGAATGTGGTCACACCGCAAACGGTGTGGACGATTGGGCATATGCAATTGCACCCCAATGCGTCGTCAATCGTGCCGGGCCGGGCGGTGTTCACCATCCAGTGGCGCGATGGCGATGCGGATCGGTTGGACCGGATGGAGCGGGTGATTGACGAGGTTCTGACCGATGTCGCCGCGGAGACCGGCATGCAGGTGGAGGCTGACCGGCTGCGCCATGATTTGACGCCCGTGCCGATGGATGAGGGTATGCAAGCCGCTTTGCGCGCTGCGGCGGAGGTGCATGCACCGGGGCGCTGGCGGTCGATGCCGTCGGGCGCGTTGCATGATGCGTCGAATGTCTCGCATCTGATGCCGGTCGGCATGCTGTTTGTGCCGTCGATTGGTGGGATCAGCCATGATTTTGCCGAAGATACCGGTGAGGCCGATTTGGTGACGGGCCTCAAGGTCTTGGCAGCGGCAGCCGATGCCCTGGCACCGCGTTGA
- a CDS encoding ABC transporter ATP-binding protein, giving the protein MLDAEIHGDGKAPELEGAETLLEVNNIEVIYNHVILVLKGVSLTVPKGGITALLGGNGAGKTTTLKAISNLLHSERGEVTKGSIQYRGERVQDLSPSDLVERGVIQVMEGRHCFEHLTVEENLLTGSYTRKDGRGAIDADLELVYNYFPRLRERRKSLAGYTSGGEQQMTAIGRALMSRPETILLDEPSMGLAPQLVEEIFGIVKDLNEKEGVSFLLAEQNTNVALRFAHYGYILESGRVVMDGPAADLRENPDVKEFYLGVGDDGRKSFRDVRSYRRRKRWLS; this is encoded by the coding sequence ATGCTGGATGCCGAGATCCACGGGGACGGAAAAGCCCCAGAGCTGGAAGGGGCGGAGACGCTTCTTGAGGTCAACAATATCGAGGTGATCTACAACCACGTGATTCTGGTGTTGAAAGGCGTCAGCTTGACGGTGCCGAAGGGTGGCATCACCGCGCTTTTAGGCGGCAATGGCGCGGGTAAGACCACGACGCTGAAGGCCATTTCCAACCTACTGCATTCCGAACGCGGTGAGGTCACCAAAGGGTCGATCCAATATCGCGGCGAGCGGGTGCAAGATTTGAGCCCCTCCGATCTGGTGGAACGGGGCGTGATCCAGGTTATGGAAGGTCGCCACTGCTTTGAACATTTGACCGTCGAAGAGAACCTTCTGACCGGGTCTTATACGCGCAAAGACGGGCGCGGGGCGATCGATGCCGATCTCGAACTGGTTTACAACTATTTCCCGCGGCTGAGAGAGCGGCGGAAGAGCCTTGCGGGCTATACCTCCGGCGGTGAACAACAGATGACGGCGATTGGCCGGGCGCTGATGTCGCGGCCAGAGACGATTCTGCTGGACGAGCCGAGCATGGGCCTCGCGCCGCAGCTGGTCGAAGAGATTTTCGGGATCGTGAAAGACCTGAACGAGAAAGAGGGCGTGAGCTTTCTCTTGGCTGAGCAGAACACCAATGTGGCGCTCCGCTTTGCCCATTACGGCTATATCCTGGAGAGCGGGCGCGTGGTGATGGATGGTCCCGCCGCCGATCTGCGCGAAAACCCGGATGTCAAAGAATTCTATCTCGGTGTGGGCGATGACGGGCGCAAATCGTTCCGTGACGTGCGCTCTTATCGTCGCCGCAAACGGTGGCTGAGCTAA
- a CDS encoding branched-chain amino acid ABC transporter permease, with protein MFYREAGDFKTSYTTDNQTFPIAFDRYRYYFVLFVALAVIPFVINDYWSNAILLPFLIYAIAAMGLNILTGYCGQVSLGTGGFMAVGAYTSYKLMTAFPWMDMVTITLLSGFMTAIVGVMFGLPSLRIKGFYLAVATLAAQFFLVWLFNKVPWFYNYSASGQINAPERTMFGLAITGPNAESWVKYLFCLGFVFVLAWAARNLTRGSIGRQWMAIRDMDIAAEIIGVNPLKAKLTAFAVSSFYVGVSGALLFTVYLGAVEVGEAYGITKSFLVLFMIIIGGLGSIFGAFAGAAFMVLLPVLLRNVLTDVLGWDTALATHFEFVIVGALIMFFLIVEPHGLARLWALLKEKLRLWPFPH; from the coding sequence ATGTTCTACCGTGAAGCCGGTGATTTCAAAACGTCCTACACAACGGACAACCAGACCTTCCCGATCGCGTTCGATCGCTATCGCTATTACTTCGTCTTGTTTGTGGCGCTGGCGGTCATTCCCTTCGTGATCAATGACTATTGGTCCAACGCGATACTGTTGCCGTTCCTGATCTATGCCATCGCGGCGATGGGGTTGAACATCCTGACGGGGTATTGCGGGCAGGTGAGCCTGGGGACCGGCGGATTCATGGCGGTCGGCGCCTATACCTCCTACAAACTGATGACGGCCTTCCCATGGATGGATATGGTGACGATCACCCTGCTGTCGGGGTTCATGACCGCGATTGTCGGGGTGATGTTTGGTCTGCCAAGCCTGCGGATCAAGGGGTTCTATCTGGCCGTGGCGACGCTGGCGGCGCAGTTCTTCCTGGTTTGGCTCTTCAACAAGGTGCCGTGGTTCTACAACTACTCCGCCTCGGGGCAGATTAACGCGCCAGAGCGGACGATGTTCGGTCTCGCGATCACCGGGCCGAACGCGGAATCTTGGGTGAAATACCTGTTCTGCCTGGGGTTTGTCTTTGTCTTGGCTTGGGCCGCGCGGAACCTGACCCGGGGTTCCATCGGGCGGCAATGGATGGCCATCCGCGATATGGATATCGCGGCGGAGATCATTGGGGTGAACCCGCTGAAGGCCAAACTGACGGCCTTTGCGGTCAGTTCCTTCTATGTCGGCGTCTCCGGCGCGCTGCTCTTCACCGTTTATCTGGGCGCGGTTGAAGTGGGCGAGGCTTACGGCATCACCAAGTCCTTCCTGGTGCTCTTCATGATCATTATTGGCGGGCTCGGGTCGATCTTTGGGGCCTTTGCGGGCGCGGCCTTCATGGTCTTGCTGCCGGTGCTGCTGCGGAACGTTCTGACGGATGTGCTGGGCTGGGATACGGCGCTGGCCACCCATTTCGAGTTTGTCATCGTGGGCGCATTGATCATGTTCTTCTTGATTGTTGAGCCGCATGGCCTGGCCCGTCTTTGGGCACTTTTGAAGGAAAAACTACGGCTGTGGCCCTTCCCGCACTGA
- a CDS encoding branched-chain amino acid ABC transporter permease, which produces MPEQLIFAMEVTLNGLMTGVMYALVALGFVLIFKASGIFNYAQGVMALFAAMTLVGIQDGRVPFGHLINEIFGTDIHYFGWEVPALIAILLTVGVMILFALFVQKVIFKHLVGQEPIILFMATIGLAYFLEGVSDLMWGSEIRNLDVGLPQGINDAIDQATFNIFGYGFFIDNLDIWAAVIAAVLVAGLIAYSQYTKNGRAMRAVADDHQAALSVGISLNYVWILVWSLAGIVALVAGIMWGSKSGVQFSLSLIALKALPVLMLGGFTSIPGAIVGGLIIGVGEALFEFAIGPMIGGATENWFAYVLALVFLVFRPQGLFGEKIIERV; this is translated from the coding sequence ATGCCTGAACAACTCATCTTCGCGATGGAGGTCACGCTGAACGGCCTCATGACGGGGGTGATGTATGCCCTTGTTGCGCTTGGCTTTGTGCTGATTTTCAAGGCCTCGGGCATCTTCAACTATGCCCAAGGCGTGATGGCGCTTTTTGCGGCGATGACGCTGGTGGGTATCCAGGATGGTCGGGTGCCGTTTGGCCACCTGATCAACGAGATTTTCGGCACGGATATCCACTATTTCGGGTGGGAGGTCCCGGCGCTGATCGCCATTTTGCTGACCGTGGGTGTGATGATCTTGTTCGCGCTCTTTGTGCAGAAGGTGATCTTCAAACATCTGGTGGGGCAGGAGCCGATCATTCTGTTCATGGCGACGATTGGCTTGGCCTATTTCCTCGAAGGCGTCAGCGATCTGATGTGGGGTTCGGAGATCCGCAATCTCGATGTCGGTCTGCCGCAGGGGATCAATGACGCGATTGATCAGGCGACCTTCAACATCTTCGGCTATGGGTTCTTCATCGACAATCTGGATATCTGGGCGGCGGTGATTGCGGCCGTTCTGGTGGCCGGGCTGATCGCTTATTCGCAATACACTAAGAACGGCCGCGCGATGCGCGCGGTGGCGGATGATCATCAGGCGGCGTTGTCTGTCGGTATCTCGCTGAACTACGTCTGGATTTTGGTTTGGTCCCTGGCCGGTATCGTGGCGTTGGTCGCGGGCATCATGTGGGGCTCGAAATCGGGCGTGCAGTTCTCGCTGTCGCTGATCGCGCTGAAGGCGCTGCCGGTGCTGATGTTGGGCGGGTTCACCTCGATCCCGGGCGCGATTGTTGGCGGGTTGATCATCGGCGTGGGTGAAGCGCTGTTTGAATTCGCCATCGGCCCGATGATCGGCGGCGCGACGGAGAATTGGTTTGCCTATGTGCTGGCGCTGGTCTTCCTGGTCTTCCGACCGCAGGGCCTGTTCGGCGAAAAAATCATCGAGAGGGTGTGA